In Flavobacterium okayamense, a single window of DNA contains:
- a CDS encoding YgaP family membrane protein, translated as MINRLIRAIAGAFIIISVLLAMYVNQNWLWFTLFVGANLLQSSITKWCLMEDILRKIFKIKD; from the coding sequence ATGATAAATAGATTAATAAGAGCAATTGCTGGAGCCTTCATAATTATAAGTGTACTGCTTGCTATGTATGTTAACCAAAATTGGTTGTGGTTTACTCTTTTTGTAGGTGCCAACTTGTTACAGTCATCCATTACTAAGTGGTGTTTAATGGAGGACATACTTCGAAAAATTTTTAAAATTAAAGATTAA
- a CDS encoding efflux RND transporter periplasmic adaptor subunit, with amino-acid sequence MKKTIAILTLASTLLISCGGDKREEVATLPAIAVKVAGISETDSSPYVSASGKIEAENSANLSTRMMGFVTKVNVKVGQKVSKGQLLVSVNNTDLQAKKAQVDASIIQAQAAYNNAKKDYDRFVNLFAQQSASQKELDDMTARYEMAKAGLEAAKQMRNEINAQFAYSNISAPFNGVVTNTFVKEGDMANPGMPLVSVEGAKKLQVTAMVSESDIASITNGMKVKVLVKSLETEVDGTVSEVSLSAKNTGGQYLVKIDLDKSDAKILSGMFVNVQFPIEKKANVTTSDIVLVPESALVKQGQLTGIYTVGANNTAILRWLRLGKTFGNQVEVLSGLNNKEQYIVSSDGKLFNGAKISVK; translated from the coding sequence ATGAAAAAAACAATCGCAATATTAACATTAGCTTCTACATTATTAATTTCTTGTGGAGGTGATAAAAGAGAAGAAGTAGCTACTTTACCAGCAATTGCAGTAAAAGTGGCTGGTATTTCAGAAACAGACTCAAGTCCATACGTTTCGGCAAGTGGAAAGATTGAAGCTGAAAATAGTGCTAATTTAAGTACTCGTATGATGGGGTTTGTTACGAAAGTAAATGTCAAAGTGGGACAAAAAGTATCAAAAGGGCAATTATTAGTTTCGGTAAACAATACTGATTTACAAGCTAAAAAAGCTCAAGTTGATGCTTCCATAATTCAAGCACAAGCTGCTTATAATAATGCGAAAAAAGATTATGATCGTTTTGTGAATTTATTTGCCCAACAAAGTGCTTCTCAAAAAGAATTAGATGATATGACAGCTCGTTACGAAATGGCAAAAGCCGGTTTAGAAGCTGCAAAGCAAATGCGTAACGAAATCAATGCTCAGTTTGCTTATTCAAATATTTCAGCACCTTTTAATGGAGTTGTAACAAATACTTTCGTAAAAGAGGGTGATATGGCAAATCCAGGAATGCCTTTAGTAAGTGTTGAAGGTGCTAAAAAACTCCAAGTTACGGCTATGGTTTCTGAAAGTGATATTGCTTCAATTACTAACGGAATGAAAGTAAAAGTTTTAGTAAAATCGTTAGAAACTGAAGTTGATGGTACGGTAAGCGAAGTGAGTTTGTCTGCAAAAAATACTGGTGGACAATATTTAGTGAAAATCGATTTGGATAAATCGGATGCTAAAATCTTATCTGGAATGTTTGTAAATGTTCAATTCCCAATCGAAAAGAAAGCAAATGTTACTACTTCAGATATCGTTTTAGTTCCGGAAAGTGCTTTAGTAAAACAAGGTCAGTTGACAGGAATTTATACAGTTGGAGCTAACAATACAGCTATTTTACGTTGGTTGCGTTTAGGTAAAACTTTTGGTAACCAAGTTGAAGTGTTATCAGGCTTAAACAATAAAGAACAATACATTGTTTCATCTGATGGTAAGTTGTTCAACGGAGCTAAAATTAGTGTTAAGTAA
- a CDS encoding efflux RND transporter permease subunit, which produces MQEGISGKIANFFINSKLTILLMVALMIIGSYSSFLIPREEEPQINVPMADVMVMYPGANPSEVENRVVKPLEKIIGNIKGVEHIHSMAFNGYSMMVVQFYVGENSEDSYVKLYDELMKHQDMFPEGVMQPMVKTRSIDDVPMLGLTLWSENYDDFQLRQLAEEVTNEIEKVKDVAITKEIGGRTRELKVVLDKDKMAENGVDALSIMQMIKANNGSSQSGAFVQNDQEYLVTTGKFLANTEDVENLVVGVNKNMPVYLKQVATIQDGPQTPKNYVSFGYGKANESFKAHSSEYPAVTISVAKVKGADAMKISEKILTHVEELKKNLIPTDVHVEITRNYGETASHKVGELLLHLGVAILAVTILVMLAMGWRGGLVVFFSVPLTFALTLFSYYMLGYTLNRITLFALVFVVGIVVDDSIIIAENMHRHFKMKRLPFKQAAIYAINEVGNPTILATFTVIAAILPMAFVSGMMGPYMSPMPIGASIAMMLSLFVALTVTPYLGYHLLQEKDDQEHKEEQGLETSWIFKIYKKFEEPLLNSSAKRNVMFAVTIFLLLGSVAMFFTKSVAVKMLPFDNKNEFQVVIDMPEGTTLERTAAVTKEIAQYLSTVPEVVDYQNYIGASAPITFNGLVRHYDMRGGSNMADIQVNLLHKEDRNLQSHDIAKLVRPEVQKIAKKYGANVKIVEVPPGPPVLSTLVAEVYGPDYKQQIDVANQVKDILENTSDVVDIDWMVEAPQVEYKLEVDKEKAMLNGIAPQQVVGNLTYLLREMPVSNLYDERSVDPVGIVLALDDAEKTSIQDIQNLKIKGSQGNVVPVSDLVKVKVDTLQNAIYRKDQKRVVYVLADMAGALESPVYAILGMNEKLQQMKLPKGYAVNEIYMGQPDSESDFTVKWDGEWQITLEVFRDLGAAFLVVIIVIYMLIVGWFQNFKTPIVMMVAIPLSLVGIVLGHWLLGAFFTATSFIGMIALAGVMVRNSVLLIDFIEIRLNDGIPMKQAIIEAGAVRTTPILLTTGAVVIGASIILFDPIFQGLAISLVAGAIVSTLLTLIVVPLIYYITERKKWENNN; this is translated from the coding sequence ATGCAAGAAGGTATTTCAGGTAAAATAGCCAATTTTTTCATCAACTCAAAACTAACCATTTTATTAATGGTAGCGTTGATGATTATTGGATCGTATAGTTCGTTCTTGATTCCAAGGGAAGAAGAACCACAAATTAACGTTCCTATGGCCGATGTTATGGTCATGTATCCAGGAGCAAATCCAAGTGAAGTAGAAAATAGAGTGGTTAAACCACTTGAGAAAATCATTGGAAACATAAAAGGAGTAGAACATATTCATAGTATGGCATTTAATGGCTATTCAATGATGGTGGTTCAGTTTTATGTAGGTGAAAATAGTGAAGATTCGTATGTTAAATTATACGATGAACTAATGAAACACCAAGACATGTTTCCAGAAGGCGTGATGCAACCCATGGTTAAAACTCGCTCTATTGACGATGTTCCAATGCTGGGTTTAACTTTATGGAGTGAAAATTACGATGATTTTCAATTGCGTCAGTTAGCGGAAGAGGTGACAAATGAAATTGAAAAAGTAAAAGATGTTGCTATAACAAAAGAAATTGGTGGTAGAACTCGCGAACTAAAAGTAGTTTTAGATAAAGATAAAATGGCTGAAAATGGTGTAGATGCATTAAGCATTATGCAAATGATTAAAGCCAATAACGGAAGTTCACAATCGGGTGCTTTTGTGCAAAATGATCAAGAATATTTAGTTACAACGGGTAAGTTTTTAGCAAATACAGAAGATGTTGAAAATTTAGTTGTAGGTGTTAATAAAAACATGCCTGTTTACTTAAAACAAGTGGCAACTATTCAAGATGGACCACAAACGCCAAAGAACTATGTTTCATTTGGATATGGAAAAGCTAATGAGAGTTTCAAAGCGCATAGTTCAGAATATCCAGCAGTAACCATTTCTGTTGCCAAAGTAAAAGGAGCCGATGCAATGAAGATTTCAGAGAAAATCTTAACGCATGTTGAAGAACTAAAGAAAAATTTAATTCCGACTGATGTTCATGTAGAAATTACACGAAACTACGGTGAAACAGCATCGCACAAAGTAGGTGAGTTATTATTGCACTTAGGTGTTGCCATTTTAGCCGTAACTATTTTAGTAATGCTAGCTATGGGTTGGAGAGGTGGATTAGTAGTATTCTTCTCAGTTCCATTAACCTTTGCATTAACATTGTTCAGTTACTACATGTTGGGTTATACCTTAAACCGAATCACTCTTTTTGCCCTAGTGTTCGTAGTTGGTATTGTCGTCGACGATAGTATTATCATTGCCGAAAATATGCACAGGCACTTTAAAATGAAGCGTCTGCCATTCAAACAAGCAGCAATTTATGCGATTAATGAGGTAGGTAATCCAACAATCTTAGCAACTTTTACGGTAATTGCAGCTATTTTACCTATGGCTTTCGTAAGTGGAATGATGGGACCTTATATGAGTCCGATGCCTATTGGAGCTTCAATCGCGATGATGTTGTCTTTATTCGTAGCATTGACAGTAACTCCCTATTTAGGATATCATTTATTACAAGAAAAAGACGACCAAGAACACAAAGAGGAACAAGGATTAGAAACATCTTGGATTTTCAAAATTTATAAGAAGTTTGAAGAGCCTTTATTGAATAGTTCAGCCAAAAGAAATGTAATGTTTGCTGTTACAATTTTCTTATTGTTAGGTTCTGTTGCGATGTTCTTTACCAAATCAGTAGCGGTAAAAATGTTACCTTTTGATAATAAGAATGAATTCCAGGTGGTAATTGATATGCCAGAAGGAACAACATTAGAAAGAACCGCTGCTGTTACTAAAGAAATTGCGCAATATCTTTCTACAGTACCAGAAGTGGTAGATTATCAAAATTATATTGGAGCTTCAGCACCTATAACCTTCAACGGTTTAGTGCGTCATTATGATATGCGTGGTGGAAGTAATATGGCTGATATTCAAGTGAATTTATTACACAAAGAAGATAGAAATTTACAAAGTCATGACATTGCAAAATTAGTTCGTCCAGAAGTGCAAAAAATTGCAAAGAAATATGGTGCCAATGTAAAAATTGTTGAGGTTCCACCTGGACCACCAGTATTGTCAACTTTGGTTGCTGAGGTTTATGGACCAGATTATAAACAACAAATAGATGTGGCTAATCAAGTGAAAGACATTCTTGAAAATACTTCAGACGTTGTTGACATCGATTGGATGGTGGAAGCACCACAAGTAGAATACAAATTAGAAGTAGATAAAGAAAAAGCAATGCTAAACGGAATTGCACCACAGCAAGTGGTTGGTAATTTAACCTATTTGCTTCGTGAAATGCCGGTTTCAAACTTATACGATGAGCGTTCTGTTGATCCTGTTGGAATTGTATTAGCCTTAGACGATGCTGAAAAAACATCTATTCAAGATATTCAAAACTTGAAAATAAAAGGAAGTCAGGGTAATGTTGTTCCAGTTAGTGATTTGGTAAAAGTAAAAGTAGATACGTTACAAAATGCGATTTATCGCAAAGACCAAAAAAGAGTTGTATACGTTTTAGCAGATATGGCTGGAGCATTAGAAAGTCCGGTGTATGCAATCTTAGGAATGAACGAGAAATTACAACAAATGAAATTGCCTAAAGGTTACGCTGTTAATGAAATTTACATGGGACAACCCGATTCTGAGAGTGATTTTACAGTAAAATGGGATGGAGAATGGCAAATTACTTTAGAAGTTTTCCGTGATTTAGGTGCTGCTTTCTTAGTCGTAATTATTGTAATTTATATGTTGATTGTGGGTTGGTTCCAAAACTTTAAAACACCAATTGTAATGATGGTTGCTATTCCACTTTCATTAGTTGGAATTGTATTAGGTCACTGGTTGTTAGGAGCATTCTTCACCGCAACTTCTTTTATAGGAATGATTGCTTTGGCTGGTGTAATGGTTCGAAACTCCGTCTTGTTAATCGACTTTATCGAGATTCGTTTAAACGATGGAATTCCAATGAAACAAGCTATTATTGAAGCTGGTGCGGTAAGAACAACACCAATTCTACTAACAACAGGAGCAGTTGTAATAGGGGCATCTATCATATTATTTGATCCAATTTTCCAAGGATTAGCCATTTCGTTAGTTGCTGGAGCGATTGTTTCAACTTTACTAACATTAATTGTAGTTCCATTGATTTATTACATCACTGAACGTAAAAAATGGGAAAACAATAATTAA
- the ffh gene encoding signal recognition particle protein — MFDNLTDKLDKAFHILKGHGKITDVNVADTLKEVRRALLDADVNFKIAKDFTTRVKEKAIGSDVLTTLQPGQLMVKIVKDELTELMGGETAGVNLSGTPSVILMSGLQGSGKTTFSGKLANFLKTKKGKKPLLVACDIYRPAAINQLHVVGDQIGVEVYSEPENKNAVEIAQNAIKHAKANGFNVVIVDTAGRLAVDEQMMNEIANVHAAIQPHETLFVVDSMTGQDAVNTAKAFNDRLNFDGVVLTKLDGDTRGGAAISIKSVVNKPIKFIGTGEKMEAIDVFHPSRMADRILGMGDVVSLVERAQEQYDEEEARKLQKKIAKNEFGFDDFLTQIQQIKKMGNMKDLVGMIPGAGKALKDVEIEDDAFKHIEAIIHSMTPAERSKPSIIDGKRKTRIAKGSGTKVEQVNQLMKQFDQMSKMMKMMQGGAGKNMMRMMGGMKGMR; from the coding sequence ATGTTTGATAATTTAACCGATAAGTTAGACAAAGCGTTTCATATATTAAAAGGTCACGGTAAGATTACCGATGTAAATGTTGCTGATACTTTAAAAGAAGTACGTCGTGCATTACTTGATGCCGATGTTAACTTCAAAATTGCAAAAGATTTTACAACTAGAGTAAAAGAAAAAGCAATTGGTTCAGATGTATTAACAACGTTACAACCTGGTCAATTAATGGTTAAAATCGTTAAAGACGAATTAACTGAATTAATGGGAGGTGAAACGGCTGGTGTTAATTTATCTGGTACTCCTTCTGTTATTTTAATGTCTGGTTTACAGGGTTCTGGTAAAACTACTTTTTCTGGAAAGTTAGCCAATTTCTTAAAGACAAAGAAGGGTAAAAAACCTTTATTAGTAGCCTGTGATATTTATCGTCCAGCGGCTATTAATCAGTTGCATGTTGTAGGTGATCAAATTGGTGTAGAAGTTTATTCTGAACCCGAAAATAAAAATGCTGTTGAAATTGCTCAAAATGCAATTAAACATGCAAAAGCAAATGGATTTAATGTGGTTATTGTCGATACGGCTGGTCGTTTAGCTGTAGACGAACAAATGATGAACGAGATTGCTAATGTACATGCTGCAATTCAACCTCACGAAACATTATTTGTAGTTGACTCAATGACAGGTCAAGATGCAGTTAACACTGCAAAAGCCTTCAATGATAGATTAAATTTTGATGGTGTTGTATTAACTAAGTTAGATGGTGATACACGTGGTGGAGCTGCAATTTCTATTAAATCGGTTGTTAATAAACCAATAAAGTTCATCGGTACTGGAGAAAAAATGGAAGCAATCGATGTTTTCCATCCATCTCGTATGGCTGACAGAATTTTAGGTATGGGAGACGTTGTTTCCTTAGTAGAAAGAGCACAAGAACAATACGACGAAGAAGAAGCACGTAAACTACAAAAGAAGATTGCTAAGAATGAATTTGGTTTCGACGATTTCTTAACGCAAATCCAACAAATTAAGAAAATGGGTAACATGAAAGATTTAGTTGGAATGATACCTGGTGCAGGAAAAGCATTAAAAGATGTTGAAATAGAAGATGATGCTTTCAAACACATTGAAGCAATTATTCATTCGATGACACCTGCAGAAAGAAGTAAGCCTTCGATTATTGATGGTAAACGTAAAACAAGAATTGCAAAAGGTTCAGGAACTAAAGTTGAGCAAGTTAATCAGTTAATGAAGCAATTCGATCAAATGAGCAAAATGATGAAAATGATGCAAGGAGGAGCTGGGAAGAACATGATGCGAATGATGGGTGGAATGAAAGGAATGAGATAA
- a CDS encoding TolC family protein gives MNKVKLSLAIIISTGLTVVAQDTLSVSKSEVLEKVNDKNLQIKIAEKAFKSAQADYRQSNALFMPNISASHTAITTTNPLMAFGSKLNQEILTMNDFNPALLNDPEHTENFATMIEVQQPLINLDGLYERKAAKAKMDAMGLQTERTKEYLQLEVSKAYMQLQLAYKAVGVLEKANETAQGNLKMVENYFKNGMLQKTDLLDVQVRVNEVANQLQYAKSNVQNASDYLAFLLNEDMNGKVFKPSEALENQIQVEENVATISENRKDIQAMEKATEAYGKMFQSTKLGFLPRLNAFGNYQMYDDKLFGTSAKGYLLGAQLSWNVFDGYKSIGKNQKAKADFQKAEAEAEQYKKQSQLELNKTNRQLADAENKVNLSKLAFEQAQESYRIRKNRFEQGLEKTTDLLMAETQQSKKELEFLQAVFEYNFTKQYQQFLTN, from the coding sequence ATGAACAAAGTAAAATTAAGTCTTGCAATTATTATCTCAACGGGATTAACTGTTGTAGCTCAAGATACTTTATCAGTTTCTAAAAGCGAGGTACTTGAGAAAGTGAACGATAAAAATTTGCAAATTAAAATTGCAGAAAAAGCATTCAAATCTGCTCAAGCTGATTATCGTCAGTCGAATGCTTTGTTTATGCCAAATATCTCGGCTTCACATACAGCAATAACCACCACAAATCCATTGATGGCATTTGGTTCAAAATTAAATCAGGAAATTTTAACAATGAATGATTTTAATCCTGCTTTGTTAAATGATCCTGAACACACTGAAAATTTTGCAACTATGATTGAAGTGCAACAACCATTAATCAATTTAGATGGTTTGTACGAAAGAAAAGCAGCAAAAGCAAAAATGGATGCTATGGGGCTGCAAACGGAACGTACTAAAGAGTATTTACAGTTGGAAGTTTCAAAAGCGTATATGCAATTACAATTAGCTTATAAAGCAGTTGGTGTTCTAGAAAAAGCTAATGAAACTGCGCAAGGAAACTTAAAAATGGTCGAAAACTATTTCAAAAATGGAATGCTACAAAAAACAGATTTGTTAGATGTGCAAGTTCGTGTGAATGAAGTCGCAAACCAATTACAATATGCAAAAAGTAACGTTCAAAATGCTTCAGATTATTTGGCTTTCTTACTAAATGAAGATATGAATGGTAAGGTTTTTAAACCAAGTGAAGCTTTAGAAAATCAAATTCAAGTGGAAGAAAATGTTGCCACTATTTCTGAAAATAGAAAAGATATTCAAGCAATGGAAAAAGCAACAGAAGCGTATGGAAAAATGTTTCAATCTACAAAATTAGGTTTCTTACCAAGATTAAACGCATTCGGAAATTACCAAATGTATGATGATAAATTATTCGGAACTTCTGCAAAAGGATATTTACTAGGAGCTCAATTATCATGGAATGTTTTTGATGGCTATAAAAGCATTGGTAAAAACCAAAAAGCGAAAGCCGATTTTCAAAAAGCTGAAGCTGAAGCTGAACAATATAAAAAACAAAGTCAGTTGGAGTTAAACAAAACAAACCGCCAATTAGCCGATGCTGAAAATAAAGTGAACTTATCAAAATTAGCATTCGAACAAGCACAAGAATCATACAGAATACGTAAAAATAGATTCGAACAAGGTTTAGAAAAAACTACCGATTTATTGATGGCAGAAACCCAACAATCAAAAAAAGAATTAGAGTTTTTACAAGCTGTTTTCGAATATAATTTCACTAAACAATACCAACAATTTTTAACTAACTAA